Proteins encoded in a region of the Falco rusticolus isolate bFalRus1 chromosome 10, bFalRus1.pri, whole genome shotgun sequence genome:
- the RBBP8NL gene encoding RBBP8 N-terminal-like protein, which yields MTMESFAELLNKLKEIHEKEVQGLQNKLTELTTEKCRDAQRIEELFAKNHQLREQQKVLKENVKVLENRLRAGLCDRCMVTQELAKKKQNEYETSHFQSLQHIFILTNETNRLREENKTLKEELKRLRSLEDRTKHPGVTSRESSSTPSSPLALLSPVSRSTSNEKAAHRGAEEAHHDVPVLKLGEEKPAGQSSSPSSRTSPGTVLQEVSLSEMASQRIANQLHGTIALVRPGSRPCLLEKSPSGAAVSPPARKTPLPPEREHSPSLEAYLTASKPDSPKISPSYEKLKLTARREQLCLLHKHLSLHQLGLASSCASADRDSGSLSSHLLRTKDTDSDGRTWSHDGWEDRAALLKLPAAMVYVRDQHLEEKLHLLKHRERLQHFLMQQCQPGQRAEGDPKLTPEERPLSPWPSMMPGCKEERSFLEDAADGKEEKEVWLSWDSSKLQEKVKAARDDGADVPLDLSDSGRGRETGWNNCRELRGSSSPRLSPRESPAVPAARGPCGRHGAERDDLLFPYHWPNATRALPGAVKEEEDEEDAAVLTLSRAHPTNTSMLSDPEALPETGVRLDVSAQKGEADDNDADSGKQESDEPDTTDSEVAAPYEDDILQEAQADGKYFCIKDKAHTLQKKRKRGQDPWTKGAKKSVRGKKKVKAEQCSAVITKEPENCSTSHNDTSEES from the exons ATGACCATGGAGAGTTTTGCAGAGCTCCTGAATAAGCTCAAGGAAATCCATGAGAAAGAAGTCCAAG GACTGCAAAACAAGCTGACGGAGCTGACGACGGAGAAGTGCCG TGATGCTCAGAGAATTGAAGAGTTGTTTGCTAAAAATCACCAATTAAGGGAACAACAGAAGGTccttaaagaaaatgtgaaggtGCTAGAAAACag GCTGCGAGCAGGTCTCTGTGACAGATGCATGGTCACCCAGGAGCTggcaaaaaagaagcagaatgaaTATGAGACCTCCCATTTCCAGAGCCTGCAGCACATCTTCATCCTCA CTAATGAGACGAACCGCCTGAGGGAAGAGAACAAAACTCTCAAGGAAGAACTGAAGAGGCTCCGGAGCCTGGA GGACAGGACAAAGCACCCAGGAGTCACCTCCAGGGAAAGCAGctccacccccagctcccccctggCTTTACTGTCCCCAGTGAGCAGGAGCACCAGCAATGAGAAAGCAGCTCACAGGGGAGCAGAAGAAGCCCACCATGACGTGCCAGTCCTCAAGCTGGGAGAAG AAAAacctgcaggacagagcagctCTCCAAGCAGTAGGACTTCCCCAGGCACTGTCCTCCAAGAAGTCAGCCTCTCAGAAATG GCATCCCAGAGGATTGCCAACCAGCTGCACGGAACCATTGCCCTGGTGAGACCCGGATCCAGACCCTGCCTCCTGGAAAAAAGTCCTTCTGGGGCAGCAGTGTCCCCACCAGCCAGGAAGACTCCTCTCCCTCCGGAGCGcgagcacagccccagcctcgAGGC ATATTTAACAGCAAGCAAACCAGACTCCCCCAAGATTTCTCCATCCTATGAAAAGCTAAAACTGACTGCCCgaagagagcagctctgcctccttcaCAAGCATCTTTCCCTGCACCAGCTGGGGCTGGCGAGCAGCTGTGCCTCAGCTGACCGGGACAGTGGCAGCCTCTCCAGCCATTTGCTCCGGACCAAAGACACTGATAGCGATGGCAGGACATGGTCACATGATGGCTGGGAAGATCGCGCAGCCTTGCTGAAGCTCCCTGCCGCCATGGTGTACGTGAGGGATCAGCACCTGGAGGAGAAGCTGCACCTCCTCAAGCACAGGGAGCGGCTGCAGCATTTCCTcatgcagcagtgccagccaggCCAGCGGGCAGAGGGAGACCCAAAGCTCACGCCCGAGGAGCGGCCCCTCTCCCCATGGCCAAGCATGATGCCAGGATGCAAGGAGGAAAGGTCCTTTCTGGAGGATGCTGCagatgggaaggaagagaaggaggtTTGGCTGAGCTGGGACAGCTCCAAACTCCAGGAAAAGGTGAAGGCGGCAAGGGACGATGGTGCAGACGTGCCGCTGGATCTGTCAGACTCCGGCCGTGGCAGGGAAACAGGCTGGAACAACTGCCGGGAGCTGCGGGGGTCCAGCAGCCCACGCCTGAGCCCCAGGGAGAGCCCAGCTGTGCCGGCAGCCCGCGGCCCCTGTGGGAGACACGGGGCAGAGCGGGACGACTTGCTCTTCCCCTACCACTGGCCCAATGCCACCCGGGCACTGCCTGGTGCTGtcaaggaggaggaagacgaGGAGGATGCAGCTGTG CTCACGCTCTCACGAGCACATCCAACAAACACCTCCATGCTGAGCGACCCAGAGGCCCTTCCAGAGACCGGGGTGAGACTGGATGTCAGTGCACAGAAGGGAGAAGCAG ATGACAATGATGCTGACTCTGGGAAGCAGGAATCCGATGAGCCAGACACGACGGACAGCGAG GTGGCTGCCCCATATGAAGATGATATCCTACAAGAAGCCCAGGCTGATGGGAAATACTTTTGCATCAAAGACAAAGCTCACACGctgcagaagaagagaaaaagaggacaGGATCCCTGGACAAAAG GAGCCAAGAAGtcagtgagaggaaaaaagaaagtcaaagcagagcagtgctCAGCAGTGATCACGAAGGAACCGGAGAACTGCTCCACTTCCCACAACGATACCTCTGAAGAGAGCTAA